The following proteins are encoded in a genomic region of Shinella zoogloeoides:
- a CDS encoding SDR family NAD(P)-dependent oxidoreductase translates to MTTIEDIIKSANVAVITGGASGIGLAAARRFAEAGMCVALADRNADQLGEARAELEAIAGEANVMAVETDVAHRHELESLERAVLQRFGRVHVLMNNAGIQPDTSIFSTEANWDHILAVNLMGVIHGTQVFGPNMLAHGEPGLIINTGSKQGITTPPGNPAYNVSKAGVKVFTEALQHELRNTAGAKVSAHLLIPGFVFTALTKGERTEKPGAAWTPAQTVDFMLESLARGDFYILCPDNDVARTLDERRMAWAMGDVIENRPPLSRWHPDYAEKFKAFAERP, encoded by the coding sequence ATGACGACCATCGAGGACATCATCAAATCCGCCAATGTCGCCGTCATCACCGGCGGCGCCTCCGGCATCGGGCTTGCCGCCGCAAGGCGCTTCGCCGAGGCCGGCATGTGCGTGGCGCTCGCCGACCGCAACGCCGACCAGCTCGGCGAGGCCCGCGCCGAACTCGAAGCCATTGCCGGCGAGGCGAATGTCATGGCCGTCGAGACCGACGTCGCCCACCGGCACGAGCTGGAATCGCTGGAACGCGCCGTTCTCCAGCGCTTCGGCCGCGTGCATGTGCTGATGAACAATGCCGGCATCCAGCCGGACACCTCCATCTTCAGCACTGAAGCCAACTGGGACCATATCCTCGCGGTCAACCTGATGGGCGTCATCCACGGCACGCAGGTCTTCGGCCCGAACATGCTGGCCCATGGCGAGCCCGGCCTCATCATCAATACCGGCTCCAAGCAGGGCATCACCACGCCGCCCGGCAATCCGGCCTACAATGTCTCGAAAGCCGGCGTGAAGGTCTTCACCGAAGCGCTCCAGCACGAATTGCGCAACACGGCGGGCGCGAAGGTTTCCGCCCATCTGCTGATCCCCGGCTTCGTCTTCACCGCCCTGACGAAGGGCGAGCGCACGGAGAAGCCCGGCGCCGCCTGGACGCCGGCCCAGACCGTCGACTTCATGCTGGAAAGCCTTGCGCGCGGCGACTTCTACATCCTCTGCCCGGACAACGACGTCGCCCGCACCCTCGACGAGCGCCGTATGGCCTGGGCGATGGGCGACGTCATCGAGAACCGCCCGCCGCTCTCGCGCTGGCATCCGGATTACGCGGAGAAATTCAAGGCCTTCGCCGAACGTCCCTGA
- a CDS encoding argininosuccinate synthase has translation MASHKDVKKVVLAYSGGLDTSIILKWLQTELGAEVVTFTADLGQGEELEPARKKAEMLGIKEIFIEDVREEFVRDFVFPMFRANAVYEGVYLLGTSIARPLISKHLIEIAAKTGADAIAHGATGKGNDQVRFELSAYALNPDIKIIAPWRDWSFKSRTHLLEFAEQHQIPVAKDKKGEAPFSVDANLLHSSSEGKVLEDPAVEAPEYVHMRTISPETAPDKATVIKVGFERGDAVSINGVRMSPATILATLNNYGRDNGIGRLDLVENRFVGMKSRGVYETPGGTILLAAHRAIESITLDRGAAHLKDELMPRYAELIYYGFWFSPEREMLQAAIDRSQEHVEGEVTLKLYKGNVMVTGRESPKSLYSDKLVTFEDDQGAYDQKDAAGFIKLNALRLRTLAARNKRG, from the coding sequence ATGGCATCACATAAAGACGTGAAGAAAGTCGTGCTCGCCTATTCCGGCGGCCTCGATACCTCGATCATCCTGAAGTGGCTTCAGACGGAACTCGGCGCGGAAGTCGTGACTTTCACGGCCGACCTCGGCCAGGGCGAAGAGCTGGAGCCGGCACGCAAGAAGGCCGAGATGCTCGGCATCAAGGAAATCTTCATCGAGGATGTGCGCGAGGAATTCGTGCGCGATTTCGTCTTCCCGATGTTCCGCGCCAATGCGGTCTATGAGGGCGTCTACCTGCTCGGCACCTCCATCGCCCGCCCGCTGATCTCCAAGCACCTCATCGAGATCGCCGCCAAGACCGGTGCCGACGCCATCGCGCACGGCGCGACCGGCAAGGGCAACGACCAGGTCCGCTTCGAGCTTTCGGCCTATGCGCTGAACCCGGACATCAAGATCATCGCGCCGTGGCGCGACTGGTCGTTCAAGAGCCGCACGCATCTGCTCGAATTCGCCGAGCAGCACCAGATCCCGGTCGCCAAGGACAAGAAGGGCGAAGCGCCGTTCTCGGTCGACGCGAACCTCCTGCACTCCTCCTCCGAGGGCAAGGTGCTGGAAGACCCGGCCGTCGAGGCGCCGGAATACGTGCATATGCGCACCATCTCGCCGGAAACGGCACCCGACAAGGCGACCGTCATCAAGGTCGGTTTCGAGCGGGGCGATGCCGTCTCGATCAACGGCGTGCGCATGTCGCCGGCGACGATCCTGGCGACGCTCAACAACTACGGCCGCGACAACGGCATCGGCCGCCTCGACCTCGTGGAAAACCGCTTCGTCGGCATGAAGTCGCGCGGCGTCTACGAGACGCCCGGCGGCACGATCCTGCTCGCTGCGCACCGCGCCATCGAGAGCATCACGCTCGACCGCGGCGCCGCCCATCTCAAGGACGAGCTGATGCCGCGCTATGCCGAGCTCATCTATTACGGCTTCTGGTTCTCGCCGGAGCGCGAGATGCTGCAGGCCGCGATCGACCGGAGCCAGGAGCATGTCGAGGGCGAGGTGACGCTGAAGCTCTACAAGGGCAATGTCATGGTCACCGGCCGCGAATCGCCGAAGTCGCTCTATTCCGACAAGCTCGTCACCTTCGAGGACGACCAGGGCGCCTACGACCAGAAGGACGCCGCCGGCTTCATCAAGCTGAACGCATTGCGCCTGCGCACGCTCGCTGCCCGCAACAAGCGCGGCTGA
- a CDS encoding ABC transporter substrate-binding protein codes for MRLVLTLLALLATSSPVLAEPAFFAARDGNADAPVLVVYSSLDEPLARPMIDGFQKANPDVAVRYEEMLTGEVHDRIVSETDAGRKTADFAFSSAMDLQVKLSNDGYAQRSDLPMSDRWPQWANWRNTAYALTFEPAVFVYHKPSFKGGKPPASRAEFVDYLKRQGEKVYGRIGTYDIERSGVGFLFMARDQEQFGDIWTVIQAMGAAGVKLYSTSSAILERVADGRFVLGYNILGSYAADWASRHPDVGIVLPKDYTVVMSRIGLVPQAAASPELGRRYLAFFMSQEGQEILSRELQIAAVSPEVSGSNTARTMNALLGAQLKPVPVSPGLMVYLDQVKRARLIARWNEVLRNQ; via the coding sequence ATGCGCCTTGTCCTCACCCTTCTTGCACTTCTGGCGACCTCTTCGCCCGTTCTTGCCGAGCCGGCCTTCTTCGCGGCGCGCGACGGCAATGCGGACGCGCCCGTCCTCGTCGTCTATTCCTCGCTCGACGAGCCGCTCGCCCGGCCGATGATCGATGGCTTCCAGAAGGCCAATCCGGACGTGGCGGTGCGCTATGAGGAGATGTTGACCGGCGAGGTGCATGACCGCATCGTCAGCGAGACGGATGCCGGGCGGAAGACCGCCGACTTCGCCTTCTCCTCGGCGATGGACCTGCAGGTCAAGCTCAGCAACGACGGCTACGCGCAGCGCAGCGACCTGCCGATGAGCGACCGTTGGCCCCAATGGGCCAACTGGCGCAACACCGCCTATGCGCTGACCTTCGAGCCCGCCGTCTTCGTCTATCACAAGCCGAGCTTCAAGGGCGGCAAGCCGCCGGCTTCGCGCGCCGAGTTCGTCGACTACCTCAAGCGGCAGGGCGAGAAGGTCTATGGCCGCATCGGCACCTACGACATCGAACGCTCCGGCGTCGGCTTCCTCTTCATGGCGCGCGACCAGGAGCAGTTCGGCGACATCTGGACCGTGATCCAGGCGATGGGCGCGGCGGGCGTGAAGCTCTATTCGACCAGCTCGGCGATCCTGGAGCGCGTCGCCGACGGGCGCTTCGTGCTCGGCTACAACATCCTCGGCTCCTATGCGGCGGACTGGGCCTCGCGGCACCCGGATGTCGGGATCGTGCTGCCGAAGGACTATACCGTCGTCATGTCGCGCATCGGGCTGGTGCCGCAGGCCGCCGCCTCGCCGGAGCTTGGCCGGCGGTATCTCGCCTTCTTCATGTCGCAGGAGGGGCAGGAGATCCTGTCGCGCGAATTGCAGATCGCTGCCGTCAGTCCCGAGGTCTCGGGCTCCAACACGGCGCGCACGATGAACGCACTGCTCGGTGCGCAGCTGAAGCCGGTGCCGGTCAGCCCCGGCCTGATGGTCTATCTCGACCAGGTCAAGCGTGCCCGGCTGATCGCGCGCTGGAACGAGGTCCTGCGCAACCAGTAG
- a CDS encoding LysE family translocator, which yields MDFVPALATLITFAATTLLLAATPGPDMTLSISRALSQGRGPALYVVLGTCLGILVHTLLVAFGISALIAASPTTFTILKSGGAAYLLWLAIQAIRHGTSLTIKAADSPRGTALASISTGFWVNLLNPKVVIFFVTFLPQFVSAGDPHVTGKLVFLGLFFIAVGIPVNIAVILAADRLAGWLQRNPKALRGLDYTFAGVFSVFAVKIFLTQAR from the coding sequence ATGGACTTCGTGCCCGCGCTTGCGACGCTCATCACCTTCGCGGCGACGACATTGCTTCTGGCCGCCACGCCCGGGCCGGACATGACGCTCTCGATCAGCCGCGCCCTGTCGCAGGGCCGCGGCCCGGCGCTCTACGTGGTGCTCGGCACCTGCCTCGGCATCCTCGTGCACACGCTGCTCGTCGCCTTCGGCATCTCGGCTCTCATCGCCGCCTCGCCGACGACCTTCACCATCCTGAAGAGCGGCGGCGCGGCCTATCTGCTGTGGCTCGCCATACAGGCGATCCGCCACGGCACCAGCCTGACGATCAAGGCGGCGGACAGCCCGCGCGGCACCGCGCTCGCCAGCATCTCCACCGGCTTCTGGGTGAACCTGCTCAATCCGAAGGTCGTCATCTTCTTCGTGACGTTCCTGCCGCAGTTCGTCAGCGCCGGCGATCCCCATGTCACGGGCAAGCTGGTCTTCCTCGGCCTGTTCTTCATCGCCGTCGGCATACCCGTCAACATCGCGGTAATCCTTGCCGCCGACCGGCTCGCCGGCTGGCTGCAGCGGAACCCGAAGGCGCTGCGCGGCCTCGACTACACCTTCGCGGGCGTCTTCTCGGTCTTCGCCGTCAAGATCTTCCTGACGCAGGCGCGATAG
- a CDS encoding ABC transporter permease, with product MSLIAFWGAVELGLVYAFVAIGVYLAFRVLDFPDLTVDGSFPLGAAVTAVLIIAGLNPWLAAAVAMVAGAVAGLVTAMLNVRFRILNLLASILTMIALFSVNLRVMGKPNVALINADTMISPFFGLGLRDFYVRPLFVGILVVVTVFLVWRFLESDAGLSMRATGANARMARAQGVNTNKQIYLGIALSNALVALGGALFAQTNGFADVTSGVGTIVVGLAAVIIGETLFGARGILMALIGCVIGSILYRIAIQLALSSDVLGLQASDLNFVTALLVTVALVLPRLRRGGAA from the coding sequence GTGAGCCTGATTGCCTTCTGGGGTGCCGTCGAACTGGGGCTGGTCTATGCCTTCGTCGCGATCGGCGTTTACCTTGCCTTCCGCGTGCTGGATTTTCCGGACCTGACCGTTGACGGATCGTTTCCGCTCGGCGCGGCCGTCACGGCGGTGCTGATCATCGCCGGCCTCAATCCCTGGCTCGCCGCCGCCGTCGCCATGGTGGCGGGCGCGGTCGCCGGCCTCGTGACGGCCATGCTGAACGTGCGCTTCCGCATCCTCAACCTGCTCGCCTCGATCCTCACCATGATCGCGCTCTTCTCGGTGAACCTGCGCGTCATGGGCAAGCCGAATGTCGCGCTCATCAATGCCGACACGATGATCAGCCCCTTCTTCGGTCTCGGCCTCAGGGACTTCTACGTGCGGCCGCTCTTCGTCGGCATCCTCGTCGTCGTCACGGTCTTCCTCGTCTGGCGCTTTCTCGAAAGCGATGCCGGCCTTTCGATGCGCGCGACGGGGGCGAATGCCCGCATGGCCCGCGCGCAGGGCGTCAACACCAACAAGCAGATCTATCTCGGCATCGCGCTCTCCAACGCGCTGGTCGCCCTCGGCGGCGCGCTCTTCGCGCAGACCAACGGCTTTGCGGATGTCACGTCGGGTGTCGGCACCATCGTCGTCGGCCTTGCCGCCGTCATCATCGGCGAGACGCTGTTCGGCGCCCGCGGGATATTGATGGCCTTGATCGGCTGCGTCATCGGCTCGATCCTCTACCGCATCGCCATCCAGCTCGCGCTCTCCTCGGACGTGCTCGGCCTGCAGGCATCGGACCTCAACTTCGTGACGGCCCTGCTCGTCACCGTGGCGCTCGTTCTGCCGCGCCTTCGCCGCGGGGGAGCCGCCTGA
- a CDS encoding LysE family translocator, with the protein MTGSMLFGAFMAALLYVLIPGPAFLALLGIGAGQGRKAGALFLGGHLAGDMVWSSLALVAIVGAKTIGTTVFDVLGLLCGFYLAWLGWSALRASKRSDGASMLTVERPLRRGLIFGLTNPKGYPVALATFTALLASSSNALDFQALPLLLSASLVGFLLADGVLVVIIGASLVRRFYRRHELAIVRMSGLLFMGFAVQAIWHAAPGLLGWRKP; encoded by the coding sequence ATGACCGGTTCCATGCTATTCGGCGCCTTCATGGCTGCCCTGCTCTATGTGCTCATCCCCGGGCCGGCGTTCCTCGCGCTGCTCGGCATCGGCGCGGGGCAGGGGCGCAAGGCAGGCGCGCTCTTCCTCGGCGGCCATCTTGCCGGCGACATGGTCTGGTCCAGCCTCGCGCTCGTCGCCATCGTCGGGGCAAAGACCATCGGCACCACGGTCTTCGACGTGCTCGGCCTCCTCTGCGGCTTCTATCTCGCCTGGCTCGGCTGGTCGGCGCTTCGGGCGAGCAAGCGCTCGGACGGCGCGTCGATGCTGACGGTCGAGCGGCCGCTGCGCCGTGGCCTGATCTTCGGTCTCACCAATCCCAAGGGCTATCCCGTGGCGCTCGCGACCTTCACGGCGCTGCTCGCCAGCTCCTCGAACGCGCTGGACTTCCAGGCGCTGCCGCTCCTCCTCAGCGCCTCGCTCGTCGGCTTCCTGCTGGCGGACGGCGTTCTCGTCGTGATCATCGGTGCGAGCCTGGTGCGCCGGTTCTATCGCCGCCACGAGCTTGCCATCGTGCGCATGTCGGGCCTGCTCTTCATGGGCTTTGCCGTGCAGGCGATCTGGCACGCCGCGCCCGGCCTTCTCGGCTGGCGCAAGCCTTAA
- a CDS encoding sensor histidine kinase, with protein sequence MTLLPAASLRRRLLLWLLVSTAVIGVVALVDTYNEAVTTANNVSDRVLAGSALAIAERVVVTENGALEVDIPYVALEMLTSAAQDRVFYRVDGPPGRFITGYQTLPTIAEMGGRSIGFADATFRGEPIRIAVLQRSASTGINSVPFAVTVAETTIARRQLTQTILLRSALRLAMMIAGAAAIVWIAVTVSLRPLYRLGDAIAERSPNDLHPIEQRAPSEVQGLVDTVNSFMVRLQSALDALRHFSGNASHQLRTPLAIVRTQLALAGRAATLEEAQEAARKGDAAVAHAERILAQLLLMAKIDAAGSNEPQTLAAVDIAALAQQLTADRVPAAAEAGIDLGYEGDGPAFARVEPLLFGELLRNLVENAIAYAGRGAEVTVSVRQGRDAVHLTVEDNGPGIPPERRTLARQRFARGEHRDAPGMGLGLPIVEEIAALFDAAMTLESGPAGCGLRVAIRFPAAG encoded by the coding sequence TTGACGCTCCTTCCCGCCGCCTCCCTTCGCCGCCGCCTCCTCCTCTGGCTGCTCGTCTCGACGGCGGTGATCGGCGTCGTCGCCCTCGTCGACACCTATAACGAGGCGGTGACGACGGCGAACAACGTCTCGGACCGCGTGCTCGCCGGCTCGGCGCTCGCCATCGCCGAGCGCGTCGTGGTGACGGAAAACGGCGCGCTGGAGGTCGACATCCCTTATGTCGCGCTGGAAATGCTGACCTCGGCCGCGCAGGACCGCGTCTTCTACCGCGTCGACGGCCCGCCCGGCCGCTTCATCACCGGCTACCAGACCCTGCCGACCATCGCCGAGATGGGCGGCCGGTCGATCGGTTTTGCGGATGCGACCTTCCGCGGCGAGCCGATCCGCATCGCCGTGCTCCAGCGCTCCGCCTCCACCGGCATCAATTCCGTGCCCTTCGCCGTGACCGTCGCCGAAACCACCATCGCCCGCCGCCAGCTGACGCAGACGATCCTCCTGCGCTCGGCGCTGCGCCTTGCCATGATGATCGCGGGCGCCGCCGCCATCGTCTGGATCGCCGTCACCGTCTCGCTGCGTCCGCTCTACAGGCTCGGCGACGCCATCGCCGAGCGCAGCCCGAACGACCTGCACCCCATCGAACAGCGCGCGCCAAGCGAGGTGCAGGGCCTCGTCGACACGGTCAATTCCTTCATGGTGCGCCTGCAATCGGCGCTCGACGCGCTGCGCCACTTCTCCGGCAATGCCAGCCACCAGCTCCGCACGCCGCTCGCCATCGTCCGCACCCAGCTCGCGCTGGCGGGCCGGGCGGCGACGCTGGAGGAGGCGCAGGAGGCCGCACGCAAGGGGGATGCTGCCGTCGCCCATGCCGAGCGCATCCTCGCCCAGCTCCTGCTGATGGCGAAGATCGACGCCGCCGGCTCCAACGAGCCGCAGACGCTCGCCGCCGTCGACATCGCCGCCCTCGCCCAGCAGCTCACCGCCGACCGCGTGCCCGCCGCCGCCGAGGCCGGCATCGACCTCGGCTACGAAGGCGACGGCCCGGCCTTCGCCCGCGTCGAGCCGTTGCTGTTCGGCGAATTGCTGCGCAACCTCGTGGAGAACGCCATCGCCTATGCCGGCCGCGGCGCGGAGGTGACGGTGAGCGTGCGGCAGGGAAGGGATGCGGTGCATCTCACGGTCGAGGACAACGGCCCCGGCATCCCGCCGGAGCGCCGCACGCTCGCGCGCCAGCGATTCGCGCGCGGCGAACATCGCGACGCGCCCGGCATGGGCCTCGGCCTGCCGATCGTCGAGGAGATCGCCGCGCTGTTCGATGCGGCGATGACGCTGGAGAGCGGCCCCGCCGGCTGCGGCCTTCGCGTGGCGATCCGCTTCCCAGCGGCCGGTTAA
- a CDS encoding MarR family winged helix-turn-helix transcriptional regulator, with protein sequence MSTRPDPDALGFVLIDVARMLRSAFERRIATAGLGLTPGEARTLVRIATLEGSRQLEIAQQMGIEPMTLSTYLDRLQSLGFIERRADPADRRAKLIHTTPAAAEVIARIRVEQIELMRLVTDGIGEEDLSLMRARMKHLRANLSALEEGGGAPSLASQAIR encoded by the coding sequence ATGTCCACGCGCCCCGATCCCGATGCCCTCGGTTTCGTCCTTATCGACGTTGCCCGCATGCTGCGTAGCGCCTTCGAGCGCCGCATCGCCACCGCCGGCCTCGGCCTCACGCCGGGCGAGGCCCGCACGCTCGTGCGCATCGCCACGCTGGAAGGCAGCCGCCAGCTCGAGATCGCCCAGCAGATGGGCATCGAGCCGATGACTCTCTCCACCTATCTCGACCGCCTCCAGAGCCTCGGTTTCATCGAGCGCCGGGCCGACCCCGCCGACCGCCGCGCCAAGCTGATCCACACGACGCCGGCCGCCGCCGAGGTCATCGCCCGCATCCGCGTCGAGCAGATCGAGCTGATGCGGCTGGTGACGGATGGCATCGGCGAGGAAGACCTTTCGCTGATGCGTGCGCGCATGAAGCATCTGCGCGCCAACCTTTCGGCCCTCGAGGAAGGCGGCGGCGCCCCTTCCCTCGCCAGTCAGGCGATCCGCTAG
- a CDS encoding response regulator transcription factor, protein MRILLVEDNEALADGLFAILKGTGHAVDVVRDGASADAAIASENFDLVILDLTLPEMDGLDVLRAMRARSSKAAVLILTARGAPEERVRGLDLGADDYMIKPFDISEFEARVRMLLRRQAGLRSSAIAFGGIALDLNSRTFSAEGVPLDIPARELGLLEILFMRAGKVVAKEAIMQSLAAFDDDLSANAIEQYVSRLRKRLAPHGLTVRTARGIGYYLDKAAAA, encoded by the coding sequence GTGCGCATTCTACTGGTCGAGGACAACGAAGCCCTGGCGGACGGCCTTTTCGCCATCCTCAAGGGCACCGGCCATGCCGTGGACGTGGTGCGCGACGGCGCTTCGGCCGACGCGGCCATCGCGTCGGAGAATTTCGACCTCGTCATCCTCGACCTGACGCTGCCGGAAATGGACGGGCTCGACGTGCTGCGCGCCATGCGCGCCCGCTCCAGCAAGGCCGCCGTGTTGATCCTGACAGCGCGCGGCGCGCCGGAAGAGCGGGTGCGCGGCCTCGATCTCGGCGCCGACGACTACATGATCAAGCCTTTCGACATCTCCGAATTCGAGGCGCGCGTGCGCATGCTGCTGCGCCGGCAGGCGGGGCTGCGCTCCTCCGCCATCGCCTTCGGCGGCATCGCGCTCGACCTCAATTCCCGCACCTTCTCGGCCGAGGGCGTGCCGCTCGACATTCCCGCCCGCGAACTCGGCCTTCTCGAGATCCTCTTCATGCGCGCCGGCAAGGTGGTCGCCAAGGAAGCCATCATGCAGTCGCTCGCCGCCTTCGACGACGACCTGTCGGCCAATGCCATCGAACAATATGTCAGCCGGCTCCGGAAGCGCCTCGCCCCGCACGGCCTCACCGTGCGCACCGCCCGCGGCATCGGCTACTATCTCGACAAGGCGGCGGCCGCTTGA
- a CDS encoding ABC transporter substrate-binding protein: protein MRHILLAAAATLALALPAKAEDVTVAVTAIVEHPALDAARDGVKEALEAAGYKEGENLKFIYESAQGNPATAAQIARQFVGDNPSVIVPISTPSAQAVVSATKDIPIVFTAVSDPVGAQLVKDMDKPGGNVTGLSDLSPVAEHLALIKEILPNVKTIGYLYNSGEANSVSLLAVLKAEAEKAGLTVVESAATKSAEVQGAARALVGRADAIYVPTDNTIISALEGAVAVAEEAKLPLFTADTDSVSRGAVAALGFNYKDVGRQTGEVVVRILKGEKPGDIAVKVAAGTDLVINKGAAAKMGVTLPEAVVGRATRVIE from the coding sequence ATGCGCCATATTCTGCTTGCCGCCGCTGCAACGCTCGCACTTGCGCTGCCCGCCAAGGCCGAGGACGTTACGGTTGCCGTCACCGCCATCGTCGAACATCCCGCGCTCGACGCCGCCCGCGACGGCGTGAAGGAAGCGCTGGAAGCGGCCGGCTACAAGGAAGGCGAGAACCTGAAGTTCATCTACGAGTCGGCGCAGGGCAACCCCGCGACCGCCGCGCAGATCGCCCGCCAGTTCGTCGGCGACAATCCGAGCGTCATCGTGCCGATCTCCACGCCCTCGGCCCAGGCCGTCGTTTCCGCGACGAAGGACATCCCGATCGTCTTCACCGCCGTTTCCGATCCGGTCGGCGCGCAGCTCGTCAAGGACATGGACAAGCCGGGCGGCAACGTCACCGGCCTTTCCGACCTGTCGCCGGTCGCCGAGCATCTGGCGCTGATCAAGGAAATCCTGCCCAACGTGAAGACCATCGGCTACCTCTACAATTCGGGCGAGGCGAATTCCGTCTCGCTGCTCGCCGTGCTGAAGGCCGAAGCCGAGAAGGCCGGCCTGACGGTCGTCGAATCCGCTGCCACCAAGTCCGCCGAAGTGCAGGGCGCTGCCCGTGCGCTGGTCGGCCGCGCCGACGCGATCTACGTCCCGACGGACAACACGATCATCTCCGCCCTCGAAGGCGCGGTCGCGGTTGCCGAGGAAGCCAAGCTCCCGCTCTTCACCGCCGACACGGATTCCGTCTCGCGCGGCGCCGTCGCGGCGCTCGGCTTCAACTACAAGGATGTCGGCCGTCAGACCGGTGAAGTGGTCGTGCGCATCCTCAAGGGCGAGAAGCCCGGCGACATCGCCGTGAAGGTTGCCGCCGGCACCGACCTCGTCATCAACAAGGGCGCCGCCGCCAAGATGGGCGTTACCCTTCCGGAAGCCGTCGTCGGCCGCGCAACCCGCGTGATCGAATAA
- a CDS encoding ABC transporter ATP-binding protein, protein MISVSDIKVVFGKGTPLQKQALNGVSLTIDQGQFVTVIGSNGAGKSTLLGVLAGDVIASEGQVKIGTTDVTRQGTAARAGRVARVFQDPLTGSCGALSIEENLALAARRGERRGLSSALGPQRRAHFRERIAELNLGLENRMRDRMDLLSGGQRQAVSLVMATLAGSDVLLLDEHTAALDPGMAEFIMTLTQKIVSERKLTTLMVTHSMRQALDYGHRTVMLHGGEIVLDVAGDNRKNLEVEDLIAMFRKMRGQTLDDDALLIG, encoded by the coding sequence ATGATCTCCGTTTCCGATATCAAGGTCGTCTTCGGCAAGGGCACGCCGCTGCAGAAGCAGGCGCTGAACGGCGTCAGCCTCACCATCGATCAAGGCCAGTTCGTCACCGTCATCGGCTCGAACGGCGCCGGCAAGTCGACGCTGCTCGGGGTTCTTGCCGGCGACGTCATCGCCAGCGAAGGCCAGGTGAAGATCGGCACCACCGACGTCACCCGGCAGGGCACCGCCGCGCGCGCCGGCCGCGTCGCCCGCGTCTTCCAGGATCCGCTGACCGGCAGCTGCGGCGCGCTCTCCATCGAGGAGAACCTTGCGCTCGCCGCCCGGCGCGGCGAACGGCGCGGCCTTTCCTCGGCGCTCGGGCCGCAGCGCCGCGCGCATTTCCGCGAGCGCATCGCCGAGCTCAATCTCGGGCTCGAGAACCGCATGCGCGACCGGATGGACCTTCTGTCCGGCGGCCAGCGGCAGGCGGTCTCGCTCGTCATGGCGACGCTTGCCGGCTCCGACGTGCTGCTGCTCGACGAGCACACCGCCGCGCTCGATCCGGGCATGGCGGAATTCATCATGACCCTCACCCAGAAGATCGTCTCCGAGCGCAAGCTGACGACCCTGATGGTGACCCATTCGATGCGCCAGGCGCTCGACTACGGGCACCGCACTGTCATGCTGCATGGCGGCGAGATCGTGCTCGACGTCGCCGGCGACAACCGCAAGAATCTCGAGGTCGAGGACCTGATCGCCATGTTCCGCAAGATGCGCGGTCAGACGCTCGACGACGACGCGCTGCTGATCGGCTGA